One window from the genome of Pseudobacteriovorax antillogorgiicola encodes:
- a CDS encoding GIN domain-containing protein, whose amino-acid sequence MHAMTTNLSLLLTIVLLFLGCDAETPNQQNPSPQQQSQENTSDGDSSDQKGSQEDGAEEQEEEKEEEEKKAAEELAAPKPPKLVNGGESTAFNCEDGNVLAGNGNDLETARDIDPYTGIRINQTLRVAVDPTVQAGQVLLRGDSNLHDRVTSNVNGGDLTLSFLEGCYRYAKLHILVNPANLDSITLDGASTFVTRKNLSSDALNVEVNGASTGWVSGGFESLIVLVDGASNLDMTGRATSIEAEIRGASEGQLEKLVADSVAIIAAGVSNVSVKANKELKVNASGISTVIYEGDVVSPEITTESNLDTVERK is encoded by the coding sequence ATGCACGCGATGACAACTAATCTCAGTCTACTATTAACAATTGTCCTTCTATTTTTGGGTTGCGACGCAGAAACTCCCAATCAGCAAAACCCTTCGCCTCAACAGCAGTCTCAAGAGAATACTTCCGATGGTGATTCGAGTGACCAAAAGGGCTCGCAAGAGGATGGAGCAGAAGAGCAGGAAGAAGAAAAGGAAGAGGAAGAAAAAAAAGCAGCTGAGGAACTCGCTGCCCCAAAGCCTCCTAAGTTAGTTAATGGTGGAGAAAGTACAGCCTTTAATTGTGAAGATGGAAATGTACTTGCTGGTAATGGTAACGACTTGGAAACAGCAAGAGATATCGACCCCTACACGGGCATTCGAATAAATCAAACTCTTCGCGTAGCTGTCGACCCTACGGTTCAGGCCGGCCAAGTTCTCCTCCGTGGAGACTCAAATCTACACGATAGAGTCACAAGCAATGTCAATGGCGGAGATCTCACCTTATCTTTTCTGGAAGGTTGTTACCGCTATGCAAAGCTACACATTCTTGTGAACCCTGCTAACCTAGACAGCATTACCCTTGATGGTGCTTCTACGTTCGTTACGAGAAAAAACCTTAGTTCTGATGCCCTGAATGTAGAGGTGAACGGTGCTTCAACTGGATGGGTATCCGGTGGGTTCGAGTCCCTGATTGTATTAGTGGATGGGGCTTCAAATCTTGATATGACTGGTCGCGCTACGAGTATCGAAGCTGAAATTAGAGGAGCTTCGGAAGGTCAGTTGGAGAAGTTGGTAGCAGACTCTGTAGCGATCATCGCAGCTGGTGTCTCCAACGTGAGCGTGAAAGCCAATAAAGAACTTAAAGTCAATGCCTCAGGTATTTCGACAGTAATCTATGAAGGCGATGTAGTGTCCCCTGAAATAACTACTGAGTCGAACTTAGATACTGTCGAAAGAAAGTAG
- a CDS encoding globin domain-containing protein has protein sequence MAFSVKIIRDSFRRTNTISEQLTDKFYETLFQNHPEAKGLFHKVDIAKQQQLLYNSLDFIVANLDNPDRLSEYLQNLGERHVTYGAEEEHFAWVADALLSSLKFYFEDEWTDELETNWSAAIKTIADYMIIGMRAKLNNVVPMKEESSNSEGSNNSELGIEIPQLVKDEIRLAVKKAIADAIQQEFRAILKEELDNLASSDEVKAIVKSLKGAA, from the coding sequence ATGGCTTTTAGTGTAAAGATTATTCGAGACAGCTTTAGAAGAACTAATACCATTAGTGAGCAGCTGACGGACAAGTTTTATGAAACACTGTTTCAAAACCACCCCGAAGCGAAAGGCCTGTTTCATAAGGTAGATATCGCGAAACAACAGCAGCTACTTTACAACTCCCTCGATTTCATCGTTGCGAATCTAGATAATCCTGATCGACTATCCGAATATCTTCAAAATCTAGGGGAACGTCACGTAACCTATGGTGCTGAAGAAGAACATTTTGCTTGGGTTGCGGACGCACTACTTAGCAGCCTTAAATTCTATTTTGAAGATGAATGGACCGATGAATTAGAAACCAATTGGTCAGCTGCGATCAAAACTATCGCAGATTACATGATAATCGGAATGCGAGCGAAACTTAATAATGTGGTTCCTATGAAAGAGGAGAGTAGCAATAGCGAGGGAAGTAACAATAGTGAGTTGGGAATCGAAATTCCTCAACTTGTTAAAGATGAAATTCGGTTGGCAGTGAAAAAAGCGATTGCTGACGCCATTCAACAAGAGTTTCGGGCAATTCTCAAAGAAGAGCTAGATAACCTTGCCTCATCTGATGAAGTAAAGGCAATTGTTAAAAGCTTAAAGGGAGCTGCTTAA
- a CDS encoding SulP family inorganic anion transporter, whose product MVKSLSISQVKNDVLSGITVALALVPEAVAFSFVAGVEPLVGLYAAFMVGLITAVLGRPGMISGATGAMAVVMVALVASHGAEYLFAAVVLTGVLQIGAGALKLGKFIRIVPHPVMLGFVNGLAIVIFLAQLGQFKVPTADGGTQWMAGQELYVMAGLILLTMSIIHFLPKLTKAVPSSLVAIVTVSFVAIGLSLDSRTVGDVASIAGSLPAFHIPSVPFTMETLEIIFPYSLVLAGVGLIESLLTLSVIDEMTETKGRPNQECLAQGVANLTNGFFGAMGGCAMIGQSMINISSGGRGRLSGITAALSLLAIILFGSSLIEKIPLAALTGVMFMVVIGTFEWSSLRILHRVPKADAFVIILVSAVTVFTDLAVAVIVGVIVSALAFAWKHAKHMTANTELEEGRKTYRLQGSLFFGSTTDFMSIFDVANDPEQVIVDFAHAKVVDHSGLEAIDSLTEKYRKNGKVLHIINLSDDCEKIFLKAGNMVAINKLDPIT is encoded by the coding sequence ATGGTGAAGAGTCTTTCCATCTCTCAGGTGAAAAACGATGTATTATCAGGGATTACAGTGGCATTGGCCCTCGTTCCTGAAGCTGTCGCGTTTTCATTCGTCGCGGGAGTGGAGCCCTTAGTGGGGCTTTATGCAGCGTTTATGGTTGGGTTGATAACAGCGGTTCTGGGACGCCCCGGAATGATCTCAGGGGCAACTGGTGCTATGGCTGTGGTCATGGTGGCTCTAGTGGCAAGTCATGGGGCTGAGTATTTGTTTGCTGCTGTGGTCCTTACGGGGGTTCTCCAGATCGGGGCAGGAGCTCTTAAATTAGGGAAGTTTATCCGTATTGTACCCCATCCCGTGATGCTTGGTTTTGTGAATGGTTTGGCCATCGTTATTTTTCTAGCCCAATTGGGCCAATTCAAGGTGCCCACTGCTGATGGAGGCACACAGTGGATGGCTGGGCAGGAGCTTTATGTAATGGCGGGCCTGATCCTTCTAACCATGAGTATTATCCATTTCTTACCAAAGCTCACCAAAGCTGTACCGTCTTCGCTAGTAGCAATCGTGACAGTGAGTTTTGTTGCCATAGGGTTGAGCCTAGACTCCCGAACTGTGGGTGATGTGGCTTCTATTGCAGGTAGCTTGCCAGCCTTTCATATTCCTTCGGTACCTTTTACTATGGAAACTTTAGAAATCATTTTTCCATATTCCCTCGTTCTGGCGGGTGTGGGTCTGATCGAATCCTTGCTTACTCTGAGCGTCATCGATGAGATGACTGAAACGAAGGGACGACCCAACCAAGAGTGTTTGGCTCAAGGTGTTGCCAACCTTACCAACGGCTTTTTTGGAGCCATGGGTGGTTGCGCTATGATCGGTCAGAGTATGATCAATATCAGTTCAGGTGGTCGAGGTCGCTTGTCGGGGATTACTGCTGCGTTATCACTGTTGGCAATCATTCTTTTTGGTTCGAGTCTGATTGAGAAAATTCCACTAGCTGCCCTGACCGGTGTTATGTTTATGGTTGTGATTGGAACATTTGAATGGTCGAGCCTCCGGATACTCCATAGGGTTCCAAAGGCCGACGCTTTTGTGATTATTTTGGTTTCTGCGGTGACCGTATTTACGGATCTCGCGGTAGCGGTGATAGTAGGTGTTATTGTATCTGCATTAGCTTTTGCATGGAAACATGCAAAACATATGACGGCCAATACGGAGCTTGAAGAGGGGCGTAAGACTTATCGACTCCAAGGCTCTCTATTTTTTGGCTCTACAACCGACTTCATGAGCATATTTGATGTTGCGAATGATCCTGAACAGGTTATTGTAGACTTTGCACATGCAAAGGTGGTGGATCATTCCGGGCTCGAAGCAATCGATAGCTTGACCGAGAAGTATCGCAAGAATGGTAAGGTTTTGCACATCATTAACCTAAGTGATGACTGCGAAAAGATATTTCTCAAGGCGGGCAATATGGTGGCTATTAACAAGCTCGACCCCATCACTTAG
- a CDS encoding helix-turn-helix domain-containing protein, whose product MPSIDPLYSQLINTLKGILKDQKMTYSELSERLGCSESSIKYTFRKKDGSVSSLNQICEAIGVSFSDLVIKAVNEEPVVSRYSQEQENFFIEKINYFYFFDELLVSGCNLNWIRSKYKLSEASIRKYLAKLEDLQLLEVHPKDRIKLIVKPPINVFKGSELYKVLAREYSTRFLNHVFPVLGDDSKTFLRIRSGRLSEKGMDIICRGLQEQCDQFDKVGGQDELAFNHERLNDFNMLIVVSKSLNIIHEIPEI is encoded by the coding sequence TTGCCTAGTATTGACCCCTTATATAGCCAATTGATAAACACTCTGAAGGGCATCCTAAAGGATCAAAAGATGACCTACAGTGAACTATCAGAGCGCTTAGGTTGTTCAGAAAGTTCTATCAAGTACACCTTTAGGAAAAAAGATGGGTCAGTGAGTAGCCTTAATCAGATCTGTGAAGCTATCGGTGTTTCATTTTCAGACTTGGTGATCAAGGCAGTAAACGAAGAGCCAGTTGTATCCCGTTACAGTCAGGAACAAGAAAATTTTTTTATAGAAAAAATAAATTATTTCTATTTTTTTGACGAGCTTTTGGTGTCAGGCTGCAACTTGAACTGGATACGATCCAAGTATAAATTGTCTGAAGCATCGATTCGAAAGTACCTAGCAAAACTTGAAGATCTTCAACTTTTAGAAGTTCATCCAAAAGATCGCATTAAGTTGATCGTTAAGCCTCCCATTAATGTTTTTAAAGGATCTGAACTGTACAAGGTGTTGGCTAGAGAATATTCGACAAGGTTCCTCAACCATGTATTTCCCGTACTTGGCGATGATAGCAAAACCTTTCTTCGTATTCGATCGGGACGTTTATCTGAAAAAGGAATGGATATTATTTGTCGAGGCCTCCAGGAACAGTGTGATCAGTTTGATAAGGTTGGTGGACAAGACGAACTAGCATTTAATCATGAAAGATTAAATGATTTTAATATGTTAATCGTTGTTAGTAAGTCTTTGAATATTATTCACGAGATACCGGAGATATAG
- a CDS encoding acyl-CoA thioesterase, with translation MIPEQDVLKTNSVQMTILVTPDLANFSGEMHGGELLKFLDKVAYTCAMRYSGHYVVTLSVDKVLFKQPIHIGELLTFLASVNYTGRTSMEIGIKVIAEDLKKRSVRHTNSCYFTMVALDENRKPVAIEPFKPETEEEKSRYKEAEARRAMSLKSLAT, from the coding sequence ATGATTCCCGAACAAGATGTCCTTAAGACAAATTCAGTACAAATGACTATTCTGGTCACCCCTGACCTAGCGAACTTTTCTGGTGAAATGCATGGGGGAGAGCTTTTGAAATTCCTCGACAAGGTCGCATATACGTGCGCGATGCGCTACTCGGGCCACTATGTCGTGACACTTTCAGTGGACAAGGTTCTTTTTAAGCAGCCCATCCACATCGGAGAGCTACTGACCTTTCTAGCTTCCGTAAATTATACGGGACGTACATCTATGGAAATTGGCATTAAAGTAATAGCTGAAGACCTTAAGAAACGCTCTGTACGACATACCAACAGCTGCTACTTCACGATGGTGGCTCTTGACGAGAATCGCAAGCCAGTGGCAATCGAGCCGTTTAAGCCTGAAACGGAAGAAGAGAAGAGTCGTTATAAGGAGGCTGAAGCGAGACGGGCCATGAGCCTCAAAAGCCTCGCCACATGA
- a CDS encoding carbohydrate binding domain-containing protein, translated as MRKLLVACLTFMSGFASANAELIENPSFDLGLENWSTNNGGVKDQGYFEAYIQESGDAWEGNLSYGLPIEDKKYKLRFRAKSDRSRDLLAGIGMFHSPWTAELETVRLGQEWTRFELTLQSNFGADDESRVIFDFGHQKGLVQIDDVSLTILDSSANPHPVISYGPYQTTRQVYAPLNLDYQDLVTNPIIEMSGTSYTSVTNFADYHMFNNAMYRSAQIDMSSFGLGNDKIYPARVEAAPLTGVFYKPESLERPAPLAIFLHGNHSPQERSGPGYEPYCESLASHGFIAVTVDMNFMNEGSNNEARAILLLEHLKQFKIWNDDPQHELYQKIDMNQVMVVGHSRGGRAAALAPVFNQYSLKGQSQAYFATSDSSSIAIDGSVVNGFGPWDFKIKTVVALAPTTNISPVSQDGTRTPDYDFAVPANYFHVNGGRDGDVGRTSGYKTYYNANPIEDLSTTSPSPYEKGLLYVRHGNHNGFNSVWAEHPEYSLSCSRYILCYDSRKTLCKDDQLAIARAYIQAVALGSHLGDESITQVLKDKNSLQQILPRNVLQGDCETPLGSLKLTQAYHGKDRLFIQHFEGGDNESVFVENDLGITGHSTYTGSCESSFEEIVSGRGLKLSCPEGASESVYSLYFDESIPRFDSRGERLDILSFDFRHLARKADVHIKVRIVDDQQNAHELSTRDLFSEGHWQAPTDYLVFFGGYNPWSIVLEQTVRVPFDRFSSHIDTNGIQQIDLVLPGNLRNLLGEPIDISYILDNIYLTR; from the coding sequence GTGAGAAAATTACTTGTCGCTTGCCTCACATTTATGTCGGGTTTTGCGTCTGCAAACGCAGAGTTAATTGAAAATCCTAGCTTTGACCTTGGTCTTGAAAATTGGTCTACAAATAATGGAGGTGTAAAAGATCAGGGGTACTTTGAGGCCTATATTCAAGAAAGTGGAGACGCATGGGAGGGCAATCTCAGCTACGGTCTGCCAATCGAGGATAAAAAGTATAAGCTTCGCTTTCGGGCAAAGTCGGATCGAAGCCGTGATCTCTTGGCTGGAATCGGTATGTTTCACAGTCCTTGGACAGCAGAGCTGGAAACTGTGAGATTGGGACAAGAGTGGACTCGATTCGAATTGACTCTTCAAAGCAACTTTGGGGCTGATGATGAAAGTCGGGTGATCTTTGATTTCGGTCACCAAAAGGGTTTGGTACAAATTGATGACGTAAGCCTCACCATACTTGACTCAAGTGCAAACCCACATCCGGTGATATCCTACGGCCCATACCAAACTACGCGGCAAGTCTATGCACCTCTAAACTTGGATTATCAAGACTTGGTGACGAACCCAATCATCGAAATGTCGGGCACTAGTTACACCAGTGTCACAAACTTTGCTGACTACCACATGTTCAACAATGCTATGTATCGAAGTGCACAAATCGATATGTCTTCGTTTGGTCTTGGCAATGACAAGATTTATCCAGCACGGGTTGAGGCAGCACCCCTGACAGGTGTTTTTTATAAACCAGAGTCATTGGAAAGGCCCGCTCCCCTTGCTATATTTCTCCATGGCAACCACTCACCTCAGGAAAGATCAGGACCAGGGTATGAACCTTACTGTGAAAGCCTAGCGAGTCACGGTTTTATCGCTGTTACTGTAGATATGAATTTTATGAATGAAGGCTCAAATAACGAAGCGAGAGCCATTTTGCTATTGGAGCACCTGAAGCAGTTCAAAATCTGGAATGATGATCCGCAACATGAATTATATCAGAAGATAGATATGAATCAGGTGATGGTTGTCGGACATTCGAGGGGAGGGCGAGCTGCAGCTCTGGCACCAGTATTCAATCAGTATAGCCTAAAAGGGCAAAGCCAAGCTTATTTTGCTACCAGTGATAGCAGCTCTATTGCCATCGATGGCTCTGTGGTGAATGGGTTTGGTCCATGGGATTTCAAGATTAAAACAGTGGTGGCTTTAGCACCCACGACCAATATTTCGCCAGTCTCGCAAGATGGGACAAGAACTCCCGACTATGACTTCGCTGTTCCGGCTAACTACTTTCATGTCAACGGTGGGCGAGATGGTGATGTAGGGCGCACTAGCGGTTACAAAACCTATTATAATGCGAACCCAATAGAAGATTTAAGCACCACGAGCCCGTCGCCATATGAAAAAGGGTTACTCTATGTTCGTCATGGCAATCACAATGGCTTTAACTCGGTTTGGGCTGAGCATCCGGAGTACTCTCTAAGCTGTAGCCGTTACATCTTATGCTACGACTCTAGAAAAACATTGTGCAAAGACGATCAGCTAGCCATTGCTAGGGCATATATCCAAGCGGTAGCCCTTGGATCTCATCTAGGCGATGAATCTATTACACAAGTTCTTAAAGATAAAAACAGCCTTCAGCAGATTCTACCTCGCAATGTGCTGCAAGGCGATTGTGAAACGCCCCTCGGCTCTCTTAAGCTGACCCAGGCTTATCATGGGAAAGACAGATTGTTTATTCAACATTTTGAAGGTGGGGATAATGAATCAGTGTTCGTTGAAAATGATCTAGGTATAACGGGACATAGCACTTATACAGGAAGCTGCGAGTCTTCTTTTGAGGAGATCGTAAGTGGAAGAGGCCTGAAGTTAAGCTGCCCTGAAGGGGCGAGTGAGTCTGTTTATAGCCTATATTTCGATGAATCGATCCCAAGATTTGATTCTAGAGGTGAAAGGCTAGATATTCTATCTTTCGATTTCCGCCATCTGGCCCGCAAGGCTGATGTTCATATCAAAGTCCGTATCGTGGATGATCAGCAGAACGCTCATGAACTCAGTACCCGTGATCTCTTTTCTGAAGGCCATTGGCAAGCACCCACTGATTACCTCGTTTTCTTTGGTGGCTATAACCCCTGGTCAATAGTCTTAGAGCAAACTGTCCGTGTGCCCTTTGATCGCTTCAGCTCACACATCGATACCAATGGCATTCAGCAAATCGACTTGGTTCTGCCTGGTAACCTAAGAAATCTTTTAGGAGAGCCGATCGATATTAGCTATATCTTGGATAACATCTATTTGACTAGATAA
- a CDS encoding glutaminyl-peptide cyclotransferase, translated as MLDITYKPHRTTKTSTPSLVLYFTLVAACSTNQQDGNPVAADASPVSYSVEVMAEYPHDPEAFTQGLLVEDGFFYESTGLYGQSSLRKVELSTGDVAKTYSLESNYFAEGLVKWNDTLIQLTWKSGVAFVYEETDSGFDRSDKVFQYDHEGWGITTDGKQWILSDGTSTLRFLELSDFSLISSVEVTLEGQALDQLNELEYIDGAVYANVWLTNQIVIIDPSSGIVTGLVTVDLESLLGSEVVSALGSDDVLNGIAYDSDQDRILITGKRWPKIFEVQFVANDGLSLSSSL; from the coding sequence GTGTTAGATATCACCTATAAACCGCACCGAACTACAAAGACGTCAACACCTTCTCTGGTTCTGTATTTCACCCTAGTCGCGGCATGTTCTACAAACCAGCAGGATGGTAACCCCGTCGCAGCAGATGCATCTCCAGTTTCTTATAGTGTTGAAGTCATGGCCGAGTATCCCCATGATCCAGAGGCCTTCACTCAAGGTCTATTGGTAGAAGATGGATTCTTTTACGAGTCCACCGGGCTATACGGCCAATCCAGCTTACGAAAAGTGGAACTTTCCACAGGAGACGTAGCGAAGACCTATTCCCTGGAGTCGAATTACTTTGCAGAAGGGCTTGTGAAATGGAACGATACACTAATTCAGCTAACCTGGAAGTCAGGTGTCGCGTTTGTCTACGAGGAGACAGATTCAGGGTTTGATCGGAGCGACAAAGTGTTTCAATATGACCACGAAGGCTGGGGAATCACGACAGACGGCAAGCAATGGATCCTTAGCGATGGAACTTCGACCTTGCGCTTTTTAGAACTCAGCGACTTCAGTCTTATCAGCTCAGTAGAGGTAACTTTGGAAGGCCAGGCCCTAGACCAACTCAATGAGTTAGAATATATTGATGGCGCAGTTTATGCCAATGTATGGCTCACAAATCAAATTGTCATCATTGATCCATCAAGTGGTATTGTCACAGGTCTGGTGACTGTTGACCTAGAATCGCTTCTAGGGAGCGAAGTGGTCTCTGCCCTAGGATCTGATGATGTTCTCAATGGAATCGCCTATGATTCAGATCAAGACCGAATCTTGATCACGGGCAAGCGTTGGCCAAAGATTTTTGAGGTCCAGTTTGTTGCCAATGATGGGCTCAGTTTAAGCAGCTCCCTTTAA
- a CDS encoding SpoIIE family protein phosphatase, giving the protein MAKLCKIVIGCLVMMAFQPAFAQVLDLSQVTWNKPIPVPTTWKFYDGHFEAEDINEVLKNFEQLEDKPFQRVSFFDPSLPHRAGWFFLKVIVSAFPEPMAINRFLANIPFEVYILPEITSKLPPASLIRGVPGLSPKDSHYQNHPGFAAIPKDIKESFFIAVKVSSPHGTRNLNFLETPQIQSLSSAEIENRNQRLQNFFLLGLVSLAFVYSLSLFWQRHEDRGSFWLACFAAAFLYRYLGTEHILPYIITHPPYWLSQSMAFARALGHALMLAAILHHSYYTIKGIPKKMIRISWIIVFALFLTALIAQHRLFTLFILSFLYCFFYGILLIYWVGKACYRREDEAFGLVFGITILFFTSLSDFLVFQNQYDSPYLFQFGILLFIVIQNQFVGQRFAKTFRKTETQALTLELMNHKLIEQERSRTLFFQNTSHELRTPLNGIIGFLSLIESGHYGSIPEKVREQVGKVHRLSNALMNQVNMILDLAKARRGKLDLKISQFSFEQLVKNTKTLAESLHSANKKVSYYIEHRNSGAATLKSDLNKIETIIRNLVGNAFKFTKQGKSNHIAIRLSRKKSVFIIEVKDQGIGIPPSEINRIFEEFQQVDGEARRSYEGTGLGLTMVKQLTESLGGTINVISQLNQGSTFRVELPIDHDSMTHEQLHSDQESQEPASSKPSQISDNHSLSHVIEEEFKRPLVNKDEFKIVVIDDNPINSEVIQDILENEGLHSTIYSSGATALENMAQDMPDLVLLDMMMPDISGEDILREMRSRPDLQHIPVILVTARASQEDLLFGLRLGADDYLSKPIISDEMVLRVKNTLTRVEFSKASTEKNLLEMALASAQSFQANDAHKTHKNFVVEHFYQSAEISGGDWFGHFLSDDENRIYLVIGDVTGHGMESAVLTVAAAGAVQSCISTIRHINQNLPKDKALEILAHAVNGSIINAGKHIQRAMTMALVSIDLETGAGCYLNAGHNSIIRISDQKGHSILEPGSPLGFYQNPEYGIRDFQLHHQDMLFLYTDGLLENKGPDGNRVKTRMLYRTICPNQNPKAVKQAVMDKTQSIWKSEQLSDDCSFLVFQWLDASKLDQTKRVS; this is encoded by the coding sequence ATGGCAAAACTTTGTAAGATCGTCATCGGGTGTCTTGTGATGATGGCGTTTCAACCAGCATTCGCTCAAGTACTAGACCTTTCCCAGGTGACTTGGAATAAACCTATTCCAGTTCCTACCACTTGGAAATTTTACGATGGGCACTTCGAAGCTGAAGACATCAATGAAGTTCTTAAGAATTTTGAGCAACTCGAAGACAAGCCGTTTCAAAGAGTCAGTTTCTTCGACCCTTCCCTCCCCCATCGCGCCGGCTGGTTTTTCCTCAAAGTGATTGTCTCCGCATTTCCAGAGCCCATGGCAATAAACCGTTTCCTGGCAAACATCCCTTTTGAAGTCTATATCCTACCTGAGATCACCAGCAAACTCCCGCCCGCAAGCCTGATCCGTGGCGTCCCCGGCTTAAGTCCCAAGGATAGCCATTACCAGAACCACCCCGGGTTCGCCGCTATTCCAAAAGACATAAAAGAATCGTTTTTCATCGCAGTAAAAGTCAGTAGCCCCCACGGCACGAGGAACTTGAATTTCCTAGAAACTCCTCAGATTCAGTCTCTCTCATCTGCAGAGATCGAAAATCGAAATCAGCGCCTACAAAATTTCTTTCTACTTGGTTTGGTCAGTCTTGCCTTTGTCTATTCGCTATCATTATTCTGGCAAAGGCACGAAGATCGAGGGAGCTTTTGGCTAGCCTGCTTCGCAGCAGCATTCCTGTATCGATACCTTGGTACCGAACATATTCTACCTTACATCATCACTCACCCCCCTTACTGGTTGAGCCAATCCATGGCCTTCGCGAGGGCATTGGGACACGCTCTGATGCTGGCCGCGATCTTACACCACTCCTACTACACCATCAAAGGCATTCCCAAGAAGATGATAAGAATTTCTTGGATCATAGTCTTCGCACTATTTCTTACGGCGTTGATTGCTCAACATCGATTGTTCACACTTTTCATCCTTAGTTTTCTCTACTGCTTTTTCTATGGTATTCTCTTAATCTATTGGGTCGGAAAAGCTTGTTATAGACGAGAAGACGAAGCATTTGGGCTCGTTTTCGGTATTACGATCCTATTTTTTACGAGTTTAAGCGATTTCTTAGTATTCCAGAATCAATATGATAGCCCCTATCTTTTTCAATTTGGCATACTACTGTTCATTGTCATACAAAATCAATTTGTTGGTCAGCGCTTTGCTAAAACTTTCCGAAAAACGGAAACTCAAGCTCTAACCTTAGAACTCATGAACCATAAGCTCATCGAGCAGGAACGATCACGAACCCTATTTTTCCAAAATACTTCCCATGAGCTTCGAACACCGCTCAACGGCATTATAGGTTTTCTTTCTCTAATTGAATCTGGTCACTATGGTTCCATTCCTGAAAAGGTTCGTGAGCAAGTCGGAAAGGTTCATAGGCTTTCTAATGCCTTGATGAACCAAGTAAATATGATTCTCGATCTCGCTAAGGCACGACGAGGCAAGCTCGACCTAAAAATCTCACAGTTTAGCTTTGAACAGCTCGTAAAAAATACGAAAACTCTCGCTGAATCCCTTCATAGTGCCAATAAAAAAGTGAGCTACTACATCGAGCATCGAAACAGCGGTGCAGCTACCTTGAAGAGCGACCTTAATAAGATTGAAACTATCATTCGCAACCTTGTGGGCAATGCCTTCAAATTCACAAAGCAAGGTAAATCGAACCATATTGCGATTCGTCTCTCCCGCAAGAAAAGTGTCTTTATAATCGAGGTAAAAGATCAAGGGATCGGGATACCGCCCTCTGAGATTAACCGCATTTTCGAGGAGTTTCAACAAGTTGATGGTGAGGCAAGAAGAAGTTATGAAGGTACAGGTCTTGGATTAACGATGGTGAAGCAACTCACCGAGTCTCTTGGTGGCACGATCAATGTCATAAGTCAGCTCAATCAAGGCTCAACTTTTAGAGTCGAACTGCCTATTGATCACGATTCAATGACCCATGAACAACTCCATTCAGATCAGGAGTCTCAGGAGCCTGCATCAAGTAAGCCATCTCAAATATCTGACAACCATTCATTGTCCCATGTCATTGAAGAAGAATTTAAACGTCCACTAGTGAACAAAGATGAGTTTAAGATAGTTGTCATCGATGATAACCCTATAAACAGTGAAGTGATTCAAGATATTTTAGAGAACGAAGGGCTTCACTCAACAATCTACTCATCCGGAGCTACTGCCCTAGAAAACATGGCTCAAGATATGCCCGATTTGGTTCTACTTGATATGATGATGCCCGACATTTCAGGAGAAGACATTCTCAGAGAAATGCGTTCACGACCCGACCTGCAACATATTCCAGTGATTCTAGTAACCGCACGAGCATCTCAAGAAGACCTTCTTTTTGGCTTGAGGCTTGGAGCCGATGATTATCTGTCCAAACCTATAATCTCTGATGAAATGGTTTTAAGAGTAAAAAATACCTTAACGAGGGTGGAGTTCAGTAAGGCTTCAACAGAGAAAAATTTGCTGGAGATGGCGTTGGCCTCTGCTCAATCCTTCCAAGCCAATGATGCTCATAAAACCCATAAAAACTTTGTCGTTGAACATTTCTATCAGAGCGCAGAGATTTCTGGTGGCGATTGGTTTGGTCATTTCTTATCAGATGATGAAAATCGAATCTACCTGGTCATTGGGGATGTAACCGGTCATGGGATGGAATCAGCGGTATTAACGGTTGCGGCTGCCGGCGCAGTACAATCCTGTATTAGCACGATTCGGCATATCAATCAAAACTTACCCAAGGATAAGGCCCTAGAGATCTTAGCTCACGCAGTTAACGGTTCAATCATCAACGCTGGAAAGCATATCCAACGGGCAATGACTATGGCCCTAGTGAGTATCGACTTGGAAACTGGCGCTGGTTGCTATCTCAATGCAGGACACAATAGTATCATTCGAATTTCAGATCAGAAGGGTCATTCGATTCTTGAGCCTGGCTCTCCACTCGGCTTCTATCAAAATCCCGAGTACGGCATTCGAGACTTTCAATTACATCATCAGGATATGCTATTTCTCTATACCGATGGTCTATTAGAGAACAAAGGCCCTGATGGAAATCGAGTTAAGACAAGAATGCTTTATCGTACGATCTGCCCTAACCAAAATCCGAAGGCCGTAAAGCAAGCTGTTATGGATAAAACCCAATCCATATGGAAATCCGAACAACTGTCCGATGACTGTAGCTTCCTGGTATTTCAGTGGCTAGATGCTAGTAAGTTGGATCAAACCAAGCGGGTTAGCTAG